A window of Phosphitispora fastidiosa contains these coding sequences:
- the pheA gene encoding prephenate dehydratase produces the protein MAEKYGYLGPEGTYCEEALSAYLGVSKEKAVPYSGIDRVIFALLAGEITYGLVPLENSTEGTVNITLDLMMTAPELKITGEIIMPIRHNLLARPGTKKEAITAVISHSQALAQCRNYLTEYLPQASVYEVGSTAEAARVAAGHGDCVAAIGNGAASARYGLEIIDRDIHDCKENCTRFAMLSRQENPNPPSAAKISLVVSITDRPGGLYQVLKEFALNNINLTRIESRPAKSRLGDYLFFIDLAGHLEDPVIVDCLQAVKDMSSSFRILGCYPVWESSGSGGKRSAERPLPSVDELRQNIDIIDYQIVDLLAQRTQMVSLIGGLKQGIKAVRDKKREQEVLERVRQNAHRKGVDPNLMERVYNILFEHFVDLQVKQQTCL, from the coding sequence CGGATATCTAGGACCGGAGGGTACCTATTGTGAAGAAGCGCTTTCAGCTTATCTGGGGGTCAGCAAAGAAAAGGCTGTACCTTACTCTGGAATTGACCGGGTTATTTTTGCATTATTGGCCGGCGAAATAACTTATGGCTTGGTTCCCCTGGAGAACTCCACAGAAGGGACTGTTAATATCACACTTGACCTGATGATGACAGCCCCGGAGTTAAAAATTACAGGTGAAATCATTATGCCCATCAGGCACAACCTGCTGGCAAGGCCAGGTACAAAAAAAGAGGCTATTACAGCAGTAATTTCCCACTCCCAGGCATTAGCCCAATGCCGAAATTACCTTACAGAATACTTGCCACAGGCATCTGTCTATGAGGTTGGCAGTACGGCAGAAGCTGCCCGGGTAGCGGCCGGCCACGGGGACTGTGTTGCGGCAATCGGCAATGGAGCGGCATCTGCAAGATATGGGCTGGAAATTATAGATAGAGACATCCATGACTGTAAGGAGAACTGTACCAGGTTTGCCATGCTCTCCAGACAGGAGAATCCGAATCCGCCATCGGCTGCCAAAATATCCCTGGTGGTTTCTATCACTGACAGGCCAGGCGGCCTGTACCAGGTTTTAAAAGAATTTGCTTTAAATAATATTAATCTGACCAGGATTGAATCCAGACCGGCAAAAAGCCGGCTGGGTGATTACCTGTTTTTTATAGACTTGGCGGGTCATCTAGAAGACCCGGTAATTGTAGATTGTCTCCAGGCGGTAAAAGATATGTCATCATCCTTCAGGATACTTGGCTGCTACCCTGTATGGGAGAGCTCCGGCAGCGGCGGAAAAAGGTCCGCAGAGCGCCCGCTTCCTTCAGTTGATGAATTGAGGCAAAACATCGATATCATTGATTACCAGATTGTTGACCTGCTAGCCCAGAGAACACAGATGGTTTCTTTGATAGGCGGACTGAAACAGGGGATAAAGGCTGTAAGGGACAAGAAGCGGGAACAGGAAGTTTTGGAAAGAGTAAGGCAGAATGCGCATCGTAAGGGAGTTGACCCGAACCTGATGGAACGGGTTTATAATATTCTGTTTGAGCATTTTGTTGATCTGCAGGTGAAGCAGCAGACCTGCCTGTGA
- a CDS encoding DUF2508 family protein, whose translation MSDIIFKVRRSGLKVLNRIIGFFELGHARERAHRQQPELIDQVIEAHREWARALQSFNYPIEEDMVDYAIYNVNAAEKKYAYLIKKARNEKIAMDVPKSMLE comes from the coding sequence ATGAGTGATATAATCTTTAAAGTCAGAAGATCAGGTTTGAAAGTACTTAATCGCATTATAGGCTTTTTTGAACTGGGACATGCCCGTGAAAGAGCGCACCGCCAGCAGCCAGAGCTTATAGATCAGGTTATAGAGGCTCACCGGGAATGGGCCCGTGCCCTGCAGAGCTTCAACTATCCTATTGAAGAGGATATGGTTGATTATGCCATTTATAATGTTAATGCGGCGGAAAAAAAATATGCCTACCTGATAAAAAAGGCCCGGAATGAAAAAATAGCCATGGATGTGCCTAAAAGCATGCTGGAATAG
- a CDS encoding pro-sigmaK processing inhibitor BofA family protein, with product MDLNIVMAFVLGLLLLYLVGRVMVVPIKLIVKLIVNGIVGGLVLWVVNYFGAFLNLHIPLNPVTALTAGFLGIPGIVLLIVIQQIIVK from the coding sequence ATGGACCTGAATATTGTTATGGCATTTGTTCTTGGACTGTTGCTGCTTTATCTGGTGGGAAGAGTGATGGTTGTCCCTATCAAACTGATTGTGAAACTGATTGTCAATGGAATAGTTGGGGGACTGGTCCTCTGGGTAGTAAATTACTTCGGGGCATTTTTGAATTTGCATATACCCCTCAATCCGGTCACAGCCTTAACGGCTGGGTTTCTCGGCATTCCCGGAATCGTATTATTAATAGTAATTCAACAGATTATTGTGAAATGA